Proteins encoded in a region of the Salipiger sp. CCB-MM3 genome:
- a CDS encoding ABC transporter substrate-binding protein: MTTKKLSRRGLLKGAAAAGAATAFPAPMIWAQNIKDVTLRQFGTGVSNLNEVAQKVKEDLGFTLEMTALDSDAVTQRAATQPGSFDIADIEYWICKKVWPTGNLQAMDVSKIKNYDKIVGIFKDGKLTPESTIAQGTAPHTVGFTDGPDGTTFADQQTNWMTLIPTIYNADTLGIRPDLIGRPIDTWAELLNPEFKGKASILDISSIGIMDAAMVCEAMGEIAYGDKGNMTREEIDKTMAIFTEAKRAGQFRAFWKTFDESVNLMASGEVVIQSMWSPAITAVKSRGIDCVYQPLKEGYRSWGGGIGLSKNLSGLELDAAYEYINWYLDGWVGGFLMRQGYYSAVPETSKNFMSENEWGYWFEGKEATDTITNPFGDAMAQAGEVRDGGSFEERMGSVACWNAVMDENQYMVRKWNEFIAA, encoded by the coding sequence ATGACGACGAAGAAACTCAGCCGCCGCGGCCTTCTGAAAGGCGCTGCCGCTGCCGGTGCGGCAACCGCCTTCCCGGCGCCGATGATCTGGGCCCAGAACATCAAGGACGTCACCCTGCGCCAGTTCGGCACCGGCGTGTCGAACCTCAACGAGGTGGCGCAGAAGGTGAAGGAAGACCTCGGCTTCACGCTCGAGATGACCGCGCTCGACTCCGACGCCGTCACCCAGCGCGCCGCCACCCAGCCGGGCAGCTTCGACATCGCCGACATCGAATACTGGATCTGTAAGAAGGTCTGGCCGACCGGCAACCTGCAGGCGATGGATGTCAGCAAGATCAAGAACTACGACAAGATCGTCGGCATCTTCAAAGACGGCAAGCTGACGCCCGAGTCGACCATCGCGCAGGGCACCGCGCCGCACACCGTGGGCTTCACCGACGGTCCCGATGGCACCACCTTCGCCGACCAGCAGACCAACTGGATGACCCTCATCCCGACGATCTACAACGCCGACACGCTGGGCATCCGCCCCGACCTGATCGGCCGTCCGATCGACACCTGGGCCGAGCTGCTGAACCCCGAGTTCAAGGGCAAGGCGTCGATCCTCGACATCTCGTCGATCGGCATCATGGACGCGGCCATGGTCTGCGAAGCGATGGGCGAGATCGCCTATGGCGACAAGGGCAACATGACCCGCGAAGAGATCGACAAGACCATGGCGATCTTCACCGAAGCCAAGCGCGCCGGTCAGTTCCGCGCCTTCTGGAAGACCTTCGACGAGAGCGTCAACCTGATGGCCTCGGGCGAGGTGGTGATCCAGTCCATGTGGTCGCCCGCCATCACCGCGGTGAAATCGCGCGGCATCGACTGCGTCTACCAGCCGCTGAAGGAAGGCTACCGTTCGTGGGGCGGCGGCATCGGCCTGTCGAAGAACCTCTCGGGCCTCGAGCTGGATGCGGCCTATGAGTACATCAACTGGTACCTCGACGGCTGGGTCGGCGGCTTCCTGATGCGTCAGGGCTATTACTCGGCGGTTCCGGAAACCTCCAAGAACTTCATGTCCGAAAACGAGTGGGGCTATTGGTTCGAGGGCAAGGAAGCCACCGACACCATCACCAACCCGTTCGGCGACGCCATGGCGCAGGCCGGTGAAGTCCGCGACGGCGGCTCGTTCGAAGAGCGCATGGGCTCGGTGGCCTGCTGGAACGCCGTCATGGACGAGAACCAGTACATGGTCCGCAAGTGGAACGAGTTCATCGCAGCCTGA
- a CDS encoding aspartate/glutamate racemase family protein, giving the protein MAYVIINPNSTAAMTEGMLEVARAAVPGVTLEGWTNAGGPPAIQGHEDGLKAAPSLLELVDKANAEGFEGIIIACFDDTALEDAQARSKVPVIGIGQAAYHIAALRGWSFSVVTTLPISVPIIEGNIIGYGFEHLMGKVRASDVPVLALEEDPDRATEAVAVETARAMAGDGVDCVILGCAGMAKLTAHLRGRFDKPILDGVECAARLITAL; this is encoded by the coding sequence ATGGCCTATGTGATCATCAACCCCAACAGCACCGCCGCGATGACCGAAGGCATGCTGGAGGTCGCCCGCGCCGCCGTGCCGGGGGTGACGCTGGAGGGTTGGACCAATGCAGGCGGCCCGCCCGCCATTCAGGGGCATGAGGACGGTCTGAAAGCCGCGCCGTCGCTGCTGGAGCTGGTCGACAAGGCCAATGCCGAGGGGTTCGAGGGCATCATCATCGCCTGTTTCGACGACACCGCGCTGGAGGACGCGCAGGCGCGCTCGAAGGTGCCGGTGATCGGGATCGGTCAGGCGGCCTACCATATCGCCGCGCTGCGCGGCTGGAGCTTTTCCGTGGTCACCACGCTGCCGATCTCGGTGCCGATCATCGAAGGCAACATAATCGGCTACGGGTTCGAGCATCTCATGGGCAAGGTCCGCGCCTCCGACGTCCCGGTGCTGGCGCTCGAAGAAGATCCGGACAGGGCCACCGAGGCGGTGGCGGTGGAGACCGCCCGCGCGATGGCCGGGGATGGCGTGGATTGCGTGATCCTCGGCTGCGCGGGCATGGCCAAGCTGACGGCGCATCTGCGGGGTCGCTTCGACAAGCCGATCCTCGACGGGGTGGAATGCGCGGCGCGGCTGATCACGGCGCTCTGA
- a CDS encoding nitrate reductase encodes MDGTGLPELRSTCAYCGVGCGVLLRPDGAGGLDVRGDPAHPANKGRLCSKGSQLGETLGLEGRLLSPRVNGIETGWDAALDLVALRFRETIAEHGPDSVAFYVSGQLLTEDYYVANKLMKGYIGSANIDTNSRLCMASTVAGHKRAFGTDTVPGTYEDLEEADLVVLVGSNLAWCHPVLYQRVVAAKKARPTLKVVVVDPRRTATCDIADLHLPLKAGTDVALFNGLLTEIAVQGAADEAFMAHVEGFDATLESASDDDPARTGLDAATLREFYDLFVRTEKVVTVFSQGVNQSSSGTDKVNSILNCHLATGRIGKPGMGPLSVTGQPNAMGGREVGGLANMLACHLDIENVSHRSAVREFWSSPTIPDKPGLKAVDLFQAVSEGKIKALWVIHTNPAVTMPDADRVRDAIKDCPFVVVSDITAATDTARLAHVLLPAAAWGEKEGTVTNSDRTISRQRAALPAPGEAKPDWEILSEVGKRMGWPQGFDYASPAEIFREYAALSGIAGGFGKDFDISGHAGLTDGEYHALAPFRWPFAGARKGGRFFGSGAFYTESGRARMVPVKWKDFANKTAPRFPFRFNTGRIRDQWHTMTRTGRSPRLSAHLAEPFLEIHPSDAADLAISPASLVRVTSTHGTAVLRALVTDKVQKGEVFAPMHWTGETAPAARVDALVPPVTDPVSGQPESKGAVVALAPFEAGWYGFAVSCTEMAPDSDYWALARTHSGWQVEMAGSTAPADWEAEARRMFDLPSAEAQVVHDPRRGSVRIAFHSEGRLLAALFVSPEPVVVMRSHVASLPGEEAPHVLTGRAPADQPDPGPVVCACFNVGVNTILSAIETQGLMNVDAIGAALQAGTNCGSCRPELAALLARAKSPAPEVSPEAAE; translated from the coding sequence ATGGACGGAACGGGCCTGCCTGAGCTTCGCTCGACCTGCGCCTATTGCGGCGTTGGCTGCGGCGTGTTGCTGCGCCCTGACGGGGCGGGCGGGCTCGATGTGCGCGGCGACCCCGCGCACCCTGCAAACAAGGGGCGCCTCTGCTCCAAGGGCTCGCAGCTGGGCGAGACGCTGGGCCTCGAGGGGAGATTGCTCTCGCCTCGTGTCAACGGGATCGAGACGGGTTGGGACGCCGCGCTCGATCTCGTTGCCCTGCGTTTTCGCGAAACCATTGCCGAGCACGGGCCGGACAGCGTGGCCTTCTACGTCTCGGGGCAGCTGCTGACCGAGGATTACTATGTCGCCAATAAGCTGATGAAAGGCTACATCGGCTCGGCCAATATCGACACCAACTCGCGGCTCTGCATGGCCTCGACCGTGGCGGGGCACAAGCGCGCCTTCGGCACCGACACCGTGCCCGGCACCTATGAGGATCTCGAAGAGGCCGATCTGGTGGTTCTGGTGGGCAGCAACCTCGCATGGTGCCACCCGGTTCTGTATCAGCGCGTCGTTGCCGCCAAGAAGGCCCGCCCGACCCTGAAGGTCGTGGTTGTCGATCCGCGCCGCACTGCCACCTGCGACATCGCCGATCTGCACCTGCCGCTGAAGGCCGGCACCGATGTGGCGCTGTTCAACGGGCTGCTGACCGAGATCGCCGTGCAAGGGGCGGCGGATGAGGCCTTCATGGCGCATGTCGAGGGCTTCGATGCCACGCTCGAGAGCGCCTCGGACGATGATCCCGCGCGCACCGGCCTCGACGCCGCGACGCTGCGCGAGTTCTACGATCTGTTTGTGCGGACCGAAAAAGTCGTCACCGTCTTCAGCCAGGGCGTGAACCAATCCTCCTCGGGCACCGACAAGGTCAATTCGATCCTCAACTGCCACCTGGCCACCGGCCGTATCGGCAAGCCGGGCATGGGGCCGCTTTCGGTCACCGGGCAGCCCAACGCCATGGGCGGGCGCGAGGTGGGCGGTCTGGCCAATATGCTGGCCTGCCATCTCGATATTGAGAATGTTTCCCACCGCTCGGCAGTGCGCGAGTTCTGGTCCTCTCCAACGATCCCCGACAAGCCCGGTCTGAAGGCGGTGGACCTCTTCCAGGCCGTGAGCGAGGGCAAGATCAAGGCGCTCTGGGTGATCCACACCAACCCCGCCGTGACCATGCCCGACGCCGACCGCGTGCGCGATGCCATCAAGGACTGCCCCTTCGTGGTGGTCAGCGACATCACCGCCGCCACTGACACTGCGCGGCTTGCGCATGTGCTGCTGCCCGCCGCCGCATGGGGCGAGAAGGAAGGCACCGTCACCAATTCCGACCGCACCATCTCGCGCCAGCGCGCGGCCCTGCCCGCGCCCGGTGAGGCCAAGCCTGACTGGGAAATCCTCTCGGAAGTGGGAAAGCGCATGGGCTGGCCGCAGGGGTTCGACTACGCCTCCCCCGCCGAGATCTTTCGCGAATACGCCGCGCTTTCGGGGATCGCGGGCGGCTTTGGCAAGGATTTTGACATCTCCGGCCACGCCGGTCTCACCGATGGCGAGTATCACGCGCTGGCGCCATTCCGCTGGCCTTTCGCCGGGGCGCGCAAGGGCGGGCGGTTCTTCGGAAGCGGCGCTTTCTACACCGAAAGTGGCCGCGCCCGCATGGTGCCGGTGAAGTGGAAGGACTTCGCCAATAAGACCGCGCCGCGCTTCCCCTTCCGCTTCAACACCGGGCGCATTCGCGACCAGTGGCACACGATGACCCGCACCGGCCGCTCGCCGCGCCTGTCTGCGCATCTGGCCGAGCCCTTCCTCGAAATCCACCCCTCGGACGCGGCAGATCTGGCCATTTCGCCCGCAAGCCTCGTTCGTGTCACCTCCACTCACGGAACCGCAGTGCTGCGGGCCTTGGTCACCGACAAGGTGCAGAAGGGCGAAGTTTTCGCCCCCATGCATTGGACCGGCGAGACCGCGCCCGCAGCACGGGTGGATGCGCTGGTGCCCCCCGTCACCGACCCTGTCTCGGGCCAGCCCGAGAGCAAGGGCGCTGTGGTCGCGCTCGCCCCCTTCGAGGCGGGCTGGTACGGCTTTGCCGTCTCCTGCACCGAGATGGCGCCCGATAGCGATTACTGGGCGCTCGCGCGCACCCACAGCGGCTGGCAGGTGGAAATGGCGGGCAGCACCGCCCCCGCCGATTGGGAAGCCGAGGCGCGCCGCATGTTCGATCTGCCCAGTGCCGAGGCGCAGGTGGTTCACGATCCGCGCCGCGGCAGCGTCCGCATCGCCTTCCATTCCGAGGGCCGGCTGCTGGCCGCGCTCTTCGTCTCGCCCGAGCCGGTGGTGGTGATGCGCAGCCATGTGGCGTCGCTGCCTGGAGAAGAGGCGCCGCATGTGCTCACCGGCCGCGCGCCCGCGGATCAGCCCGATCCGGGCCCGGTGGTCTGCGCCTGTTTCAACGTCGGGGTGAACACCATCCTCAGCGCCATCGAAACGCAGGGCCTGATGAACGTCGACGCCATCGGCGCGGCGCTGCAGGCCGGCACCAACTGCGGATCCTGCCGCCCCGAATTAGCCGCGCTTCTGGCCCGCGCCAAATCCCCCGCGCCCGAAGTCTCTCCTGAAGCCGCAGAATGA
- the nirD gene encoding nitrite reductase small subunit NirD, with protein sequence MSWIDIGHIDDVPLRGARLVKTPVGCVAIFRTAEAEVFAASNSCPHKAGPLSEGIVHGQKVTCPLHNWVFDLNTGEAQGADEGRIATYPVRLEGERILLDGVAVGKRSAA encoded by the coding sequence ATGAGCTGGATCGACATCGGACATATCGACGACGTTCCCCTGCGCGGGGCGCGGCTGGTGAAAACTCCCGTGGGCTGCGTGGCGATCTTCCGCACCGCCGAGGCCGAGGTCTTTGCTGCCTCCAACAGCTGCCCGCATAAGGCCGGGCCGCTGTCCGAGGGCATCGTGCACGGCCAGAAGGTCACCTGCCCGCTGCACAACTGGGTGTTCGATCTGAACACCGGCGAGGCGCAGGGCGCCGACGAGGGCCGCATCGCCACCTATCCGGTGCGCCTCGAAGGCGAGCGCATCCTGCTCGATGGCGTCGCCGTCGGAAAGAGGAGTGCCGCGTGA
- the cobA gene encoding uroporphyrinogen-III C-methyltransferase yields the protein MSVLPSFPIAAPHEMPAKGSIALVGAGPGAADLLTLRAAARLRTADVIFYDRLVDPEVLAMAGPRTELVFVGKEVGAHSWPQEQINAVIVAAALRGQKVVRLKSGDPGIFGRAAEELEAARMHGIEVEIVPGVTAAMAAAAHAGMPLTTRGETDALVLATGHAREGDPMPDCARHAKPGVTLALYMAVGQSARITTSLLETGMPEDAPLTIAVEVSKPGERMITGRLVDLPALLVQHKVKGCAAIIASWPKMAKPGVALEATATALA from the coding sequence ATGAGCGTTCTTCCGAGCTTTCCCATCGCCGCGCCGCACGAGATGCCGGCCAAGGGTTCCATCGCGCTGGTCGGTGCCGGGCCGGGTGCGGCGGACCTGCTGACCCTGCGCGCCGCCGCGCGGCTGCGCACTGCGGATGTGATCTTTTATGACCGGCTGGTCGATCCCGAGGTGCTCGCCATGGCCGGACCGAGGACGGAACTGGTCTTTGTCGGCAAGGAGGTCGGCGCGCATTCATGGCCGCAGGAGCAGATCAACGCGGTGATCGTCGCCGCCGCCCTGCGCGGGCAAAAGGTGGTGCGGCTGAAATCCGGCGATCCGGGCATCTTCGGGCGCGCCGCTGAAGAACTGGAAGCGGCGAGGATGCATGGCATCGAGGTCGAGATCGTGCCCGGCGTCACCGCCGCCATGGCCGCCGCCGCCCATGCGGGCATGCCGCTGACGACGCGCGGCGAGACCGACGCGCTGGTGCTGGCCACCGGCCATGCGCGCGAGGGCGACCCCATGCCCGACTGCGCGCGTCACGCCAAGCCCGGCGTCACGCTGGCGCTTTACATGGCGGTCGGCCAGTCGGCGCGGATCACCACCTCGCTGCTCGAGACCGGGATGCCCGAGGATGCGCCGCTGACCATCGCGGTCGAAGTGTCCAAACCCGGCGAGCGGATGATCACCGGGCGACTCGTGGACCTTCCGGCGCTGCTCGTGCAGCACAAGGTGAAGGGCTGCGCGGCGATCATCGCGAGCTGGCCGAAGATGGCGAAACCCGGGGTGGCACTGGAAGCGACGGCGACAGCCCTCGCTTGA
- the nirB gene encoding nitrite reductase large subunit NirB, with product MAKKLIVIGAGMASGRMLEHLIDASPEAYDITLFNAEPRGNYNRLMLSPVLSGEKTYEEIVTHDAAWYEERRVTCRFGEKVVAIDTEKKVVTGEKGALPYDKLVIATGSNPFIIPLPGHDLEGVIPYRDLEDTEAMMALGAGKRAVVIGGGLLGLEAAAGMAARGTEVDVVHIMGHLMERQLDEAAGYLLRKSLVDKGIRIHCKANSKQILADDNGHVRALQLDDGTELPCDLLVMAVGIRPSTALGKEAGLEVNRGIVVDDHMVTSNPDVLALGECVEHAGAIFGLVAPLYDQAKVLAKTLLGEEARFVQKEVATKLKVTGCDLFSAGDFAEGEGREDIVFRDPARGVYKRLILEGNRLIGAVMYGDTADGAWFHGLIKDGECVEEMRETLIFGPAYQGGAAADPMAAVAALPRDAEICGCNGVCKGQIEDAITAGAGDLGAVRAKTKASASCGTCTGLVEQILAVTLGDDFVIPAAQSVCGCTDLSHEDVRRLIKSQELKSQEAVWQELGWTTRNGCHVCRPAVNFYLLADWPLDYVDDPQSRFVNERNHANIQKDGTYSVMPRMWGGMTTPQELMAIAQAAEKYGATVKVTGGQRIDLLGVKKEDLPAIWHDLNEAGMVSGHAYTKGLRTVKTCVGSEWCRFGTQDSTGLGIALERRLWGSWTPHKVKLGVSGCPRNCAEATCKDVGIVCVDSGFQIGVAGAAGMDVKETERLVDVPTEEEAIEWTVAFVQLYREHAKYLDRPYKWVAKVGLDWVKETLADAAERQALVERFDLSQSVYQKDPWAERAKPEVARRFHPLADLTLEAAE from the coding sequence ATGGCGAAGAAACTCATCGTGATCGGTGCCGGCATGGCCTCTGGCCGCATGCTCGAGCATCTGATCGACGCCAGCCCCGAAGCCTATGACATCACCCTCTTCAACGCCGAGCCGCGCGGCAACTACAACCGCCTGATGCTGTCGCCGGTGCTGTCGGGCGAGAAGACCTACGAAGAGATCGTCACCCATGACGCCGCTTGGTACGAAGAGCGCCGCGTGACCTGCCGCTTCGGCGAGAAGGTCGTGGCGATCGACACCGAGAAGAAGGTCGTGACCGGCGAAAAGGGGGCCCTGCCCTACGACAAGCTGGTCATCGCCACCGGCTCGAACCCGTTCATCATCCCGCTTCCGGGTCACGATCTGGAAGGGGTGATCCCCTACCGCGATCTCGAGGACACGGAGGCGATGATGGCCCTCGGCGCAGGCAAGCGCGCGGTGGTCATCGGCGGCGGTCTTCTGGGGCTGGAAGCCGCCGCCGGCATGGCTGCACGCGGCACCGAGGTCGACGTGGTGCACATCATGGGCCACCTGATGGAGCGTCAGCTTGACGAGGCAGCGGGCTATCTGCTGCGCAAGTCGCTGGTCGACAAGGGCATTCGCATCCACTGCAAAGCCAACTCCAAACAGATCCTCGCCGATGACAACGGCCATGTCCGCGCCCTGCAACTCGACGACGGCACCGAACTGCCCTGCGATCTGCTGGTCATGGCGGTGGGCATCCGGCCCAGCACCGCGCTCGGCAAGGAAGCGGGTCTCGAGGTGAACCGCGGGATCGTCGTCGACGATCACATGGTCACCTCGAACCCCGATGTTCTGGCGCTTGGCGAATGCGTCGAGCACGCCGGAGCGATCTTCGGCCTCGTCGCGCCGCTCTACGATCAGGCCAAGGTGCTGGCCAAGACCCTGCTCGGCGAGGAGGCCCGCTTCGTGCAGAAGGAGGTCGCCACCAAGCTCAAGGTCACCGGCTGCGATCTCTTCTCGGCGGGCGATTTTGCCGAGGGCGAGGGCCGCGAGGACATCGTCTTCCGAGACCCGGCGCGCGGTGTCTACAAGCGCCTGATCCTCGAAGGGAACCGCCTGATCGGCGCCGTCATGTATGGCGACACCGCCGACGGCGCGTGGTTCCACGGCCTCATCAAGGACGGTGAGTGCGTCGAGGAGATGCGCGAGACCCTGATCTTCGGACCGGCCTACCAAGGGGGGGCCGCTGCGGACCCTATGGCGGCCGTTGCAGCCTTACCGCGTGACGCGGAGATCTGCGGCTGTAACGGCGTCTGCAAGGGACAGATCGAAGACGCAATCACCGCCGGTGCCGGAGACCTCGGCGCGGTGCGGGCCAAGACCAAGGCCAGCGCCTCCTGCGGCACCTGCACCGGGCTGGTCGAGCAGATCCTTGCCGTGACGCTGGGCGATGACTTCGTCATCCCCGCCGCGCAATCGGTCTGCGGCTGTACCGACCTCAGCCATGAGGATGTGCGCCGCCTGATCAAATCGCAGGAGCTGAAAAGCCAGGAAGCGGTCTGGCAGGAACTGGGCTGGACCACCCGCAACGGCTGCCATGTCTGCCGCCCGGCGGTGAACTTCTACCTGCTCGCCGACTGGCCGCTCGACTATGTGGACGACCCGCAAAGCCGCTTCGTCAACGAGCGCAACCACGCCAACATCCAGAAGGACGGCACCTATTCGGTGATGCCCCGCATGTGGGGCGGCATGACCACGCCGCAGGAACTGATGGCGATCGCGCAGGCGGCCGAGAAATACGGCGCCACCGTGAAAGTCACAGGCGGCCAGCGCATCGACCTTCTGGGCGTGAAAAAGGAAGACCTGCCCGCCATCTGGCATGATCTGAACGAGGCCGGCATGGTCTCGGGACACGCCTACACCAAAGGTCTGCGCACGGTGAAAACCTGCGTGGGCAGCGAGTGGTGCCGCTTCGGCACGCAGGACAGCACCGGGCTCGGCATCGCGCTCGAGCGGCGGCTCTGGGGATCGTGGACGCCGCATAAGGTCAAGCTCGGCGTCTCGGGCTGCCCGCGCAACTGCGCCGAGGCCACCTGCAAGGATGTGGGCATCGTGTGTGTCGACAGCGGCTTCCAGATCGGCGTTGCCGGGGCCGCGGGCATGGACGTGAAAGAGACCGAGCGTCTGGTCGACGTGCCCACCGAGGAAGAGGCGATCGAATGGACCGTCGCCTTCGTGCAGCTCTACCGCGAGCACGCCAAATACCTCGACCGGCCCTACAAATGGGTCGCCAAGGTCGGGCTCGACTGGGTGAAAGAGACCCTCGCTGACGCCGCCGAGCGGCAGGCGCTGGTCGAGCGCTTCGACCTCTCCCAGTCGGTTTACCAAAAGGACCCATGGGCCGAGCGGGCCAAGCCGGAGGTGGCACGCCGCTTCCACCCGCTCGCCGATCTCACACTGGAGGCTGCGGAATGA
- a CDS encoding ABC transporter permease, translating to MRAGENNRHLTGWLLASPLTLVLIFFLVLPIAMIVVVSFWKATEFSIIPAFSWENYDFLFGSPVTYRVFGNTIKYALIVWACTLLIGFTVAYFLAFHVRTQTWQIALFLLCTIPFWTSNIIRMISWIPFLGRNGLANSALISAGITDEPLEWLLYSDFSVILAFVHLYTLFMVVPIFNTMMRIDKSLIEAAYDGGASGFQTLTNVIIPLCKPGIMIGTIFVVTLVMGDFVTVRFMSGSQSANVGRLIQNDIALLQYPSASATAVVLLITVLMVIGILLRFVDIRKEL from the coding sequence ATGCGCGCTGGCGAAAACAACCGACATCTGACCGGCTGGCTGCTGGCCTCGCCCCTGACCCTCGTGCTGATCTTCTTCCTCGTGCTGCCCATCGCGATGATCGTCGTGGTGAGCTTCTGGAAAGCGACGGAGTTTTCGATCATCCCGGCGTTCAGCTGGGAAAACTACGATTTCCTTTTTGGCTCGCCGGTGACCTACCGGGTGTTCGGCAACACGATCAAATACGCGCTGATTGTCTGGGCCTGCACCTTGTTGATCGGCTTCACGGTGGCCTATTTCCTCGCCTTTCATGTGCGCACGCAGACGTGGCAGATCGCGCTCTTTTTGCTCTGCACCATCCCGTTCTGGACCTCGAACATCATTCGGATGATCTCGTGGATCCCCTTTCTGGGACGCAACGGGCTGGCCAACTCGGCGCTGATCTCGGCGGGCATCACCGACGAGCCGCTGGAATGGCTGCTCTATTCGGACTTCTCGGTGATCCTCGCCTTTGTGCACCTCTATACGTTGTTCATGGTGGTGCCGATCTTCAACACCATGATGCGCATCGACAAATCGCTGATCGAAGCGGCCTATGACGGCGGCGCCTCGGGCTTCCAGACGCTAACCAACGTGATCATCCCGCTGTGCAAGCCGGGCATCATGATCGGCACGATCTTCGTTGTCACATTGGTGATGGGCGACTTCGTTACGGTGCGCTTCATGTCAGGCTCGCAATCGGCCAACGTCGGCCGCCTCATCCAGAACGACATCGCGCTGCTGCAATATCCCTCGGCCTCGGCCACGGCGGTGGTGCTGCTGATCACCGTGCTGATGGTCATCGGCATCCTTCTGCGCTTCGTCGACATCCGCAAGGAGCTCTGA
- a CDS encoding ABC transporter permease: protein MESRPRSFYVLGAFFVLFLLFLYGPTFTIAILSFQGPQGGLTFPMRGVSLHWFFDLFEQQAVGDIWGSFRRSFALGLLVMVTTVVVSVAGGLAFRKRFAGNAVLFYLVITSLVIPSILVSLGVGLIFSQLGLPIHWASSGFGSQLTWTLPFGLLIMFAVFNRFDKSFEEAARDQGATNWQTLQHVVLPIIAPSLIGVALFGFTLSYDEFARTLLTAGSYNTLPLEIYGMTTNVTTPVIFALGTLTTAFSLVIIGVFLLTVWSMNKRRAKQGSDAGKGMV, encoded by the coding sequence ATGGAATCCCGTCCCCGCTCCTTCTACGTGCTCGGCGCCTTCTTCGTGCTGTTCCTGCTGTTCCTCTACGGGCCGACCTTCACCATCGCGATCCTGAGCTTTCAGGGGCCGCAAGGCGGCCTCACCTTCCCGATGCGCGGCGTCTCGCTGCACTGGTTCTTCGATCTCTTCGAGCAGCAAGCGGTGGGCGACATCTGGGGCAGTTTCCGCCGCAGCTTCGCGCTTGGCCTGCTGGTGATGGTCACGACGGTGGTGGTCTCGGTGGCTGGCGGGCTGGCGTTCCGCAAGCGTTTTGCGGGCAACGCGGTGCTGTTCTATCTGGTGATCACCTCGCTGGTGATCCCGTCGATCCTCGTGTCGCTGGGCGTCGGGTTGATCTTCAGCCAGCTTGGCCTGCCGATCCACTGGGCCAGCTCGGGCTTCGGCTCGCAGCTGACATGGACGTTGCCCTTCGGCCTGCTGATCATGTTCGCCGTGTTCAACCGCTTCGACAAATCCTTCGAAGAGGCGGCCCGCGATCAGGGCGCGACCAACTGGCAGACCCTGCAGCATGTGGTGCTTCCGATCATCGCCCCCTCGCTGATCGGCGTCGCGCTGTTTGGCTTTACCCTCAGCTATGATGAGTTCGCGCGGACGCTGCTGACCGCGGGCAGCTACAACACGCTGCCGCTCGAGATTTACGGCATGACCACCAATGTCACCACGCCGGTGATCTTTGCCTTGGGCACGCTGACCACCGCCTTTTCGCTGGTGATCATCGGGGTGTTCCTGCTGACCGTCTGGTCGATGAACAAGCGCCGCGCCAAGCAGGGGTCCGACGCCGGCAAGGGAATGGTCTGA